In Maylandia zebra isolate NMK-2024a linkage group LG12, Mzebra_GT3a, whole genome shotgun sequence, a single genomic region encodes these proteins:
- the LOC112432172 gene encoding ribosomal biogenesis protein LAS1L-like: protein MNKKGFEKTRHVVAWLNKAEWDQVRDYLYSMDSSLQRFALERISAWRARCADSFPVAVDCTADLVRCQVRDRSGQLTGDDLTLMYGTALVRFVNLITDRQQGRKARPLRQLAGNLNIPEWVVDLRHEIMHGTLPSLKWCRKGCKVALEWLQQEFWSRQLGGGPDEQLVARQKEVDACRNARELLISFQKDQYQAFDDGSPEDKGKSLWQAPLADMSSLLGEIKQFALESRELLIDVLLEDGFLVPTMEQLEALGCATSDSASPTEPRVPQTFLRFWLPLLKMLNSSSFIHLFLEKLFVELKLLSKEPNGHRCFYISAWISEVFLCNNNKFEYHFETRLQKKARMKDRIFIDRIKLRWQQLLSACLDAPCISTPHLIQLVLDDMEHPPPQETREKLFQLCSIYTQTERSEASTPLQQQQPIYTVSMLLDQMQHSSPMDSERSEERKWADVQAERALALRGSPWQVCTDNVTWENHALGKVPGQSDDPSCLMVDNYSIMTVFDQPVELESSATRSSIPGASAPARPAEGLLWSNSELNKLKCGLKLF from the coding sequence ATGAATAAAAAGGGCTTTGAGAAAACACGCCATGTGGTAGCCTGGCTTAACAAAGCGGAGTGGGATCAGGTTCGGGACTACCTTTACTCGATGGACTCCTCTCTGCAGAGGTTTGCGTTAGAGAGGATATCGGCTTGGAGGGCCAGGTGCGCTGATAGTTTTCCCGTGGCCGTGGACTGCACAGCAGACCTCGTGCGCTGCCAGGTGCGGGACCGGTCCGGACAGCTTACCGGAGATGACTTGACCCTGATGTACGGGACGGCCCTGGTAAGATTTGTTAATCTTATCACGGATCGCCAGCAGGGGAGAAAGGCCCGGCCGCTGAGGCAACTGGCTGGAAACTTGAACATCCCCGAGTGGGTGGTGGATCTGAGGCACGAAATCATGCATGGGACTCTTCCTTCTTTGAAATGGTGCCGAAAGGGATGTAAGGTGGCCCTGGAGTGGCTCCAGCAGGAGTTTTGGTCCAGACagctgggaggaggccccgatGAGCAGCTCGTTGCCAGGCAGAAAGAAGTGGATGCCTGCAGAAACGCTCGGGAGCTGCTGATCTCTTTTCAGAAGGACCAGTACCAAGCTTTTGATGATGGGTCTCCTGAAGACAAGGGGAAGAGCTTGTGGCAGGCCCCCTTAGCAGACATGAGTTCGTTGCTGGGTGAGATCAAGCAGTTTGCACTGGAGTCCAGGGAGCTGTTGATTGATGTGCTGCTGGAAGACGGTTTTCTTGTTCCTACCATGGAGCAGCTGGAAGCATTAGGCTGTGCAACATCTGACAGTGCCAGTCCCACTGAGCCCAGAGTCCCACAAACCTTCCTGCGCTTTTGGCTGCCCCTGCTAAAGATGCTTAACTCTTCGTCTTTCATTCACCTCTTCCTGGAGAAGCTCTTTGTGGAACTGAAGCTGCTCAGCAAAGAGCCCAACGGTCACAGGTGTTTCTATATTTCTGCATGGATTTCAGAAGTCTTCctctgcaacaacaacaaatttgAATATCATTTTGAGACAAGGTTGCAGAAGAAAGCCAGAATGAAGGACAGGATTTTCATCGACCGCATCAAGCTGAGGTGGCAGCAGCTTCTCTCTGCATGTCTGGATGCCCCCTGCATCAGCACACCTCACCTGATCCAGCTAGTCCTGGATGACATGGAGCATCCCCCCCCTCAGGAAACCAGAGAGAAGCTGTTCCAGCTCTGCTCCATCTACACACAGACAGAGCGCTCAGAGGCCAGCAcacctctgcagcagcagcagcccatATATACTGTGAGTATGCTGCTGGACCAGATGCAACACTCCTCACCGATGGACTCGGAGAGAAGTGAGGAGCGCAAATGGGCAGACGTGCAGGCTGAAAGAGCACTTGCCCTCAGAGGTTCTCCGTGGCAGGTGTGCACTGATAATGTCACATGGGAGAACCATGCCCTTGGTAAAGTTCCTGGACAGTCGGACGACCCGTCGTGCCTCATGGTGGACAATTATTCGATAATGACTGTGTTTGACCAGCCAGTGGAGCTGGAGAGCAGCGCGACACGTAGCAGCATCCCCGGGGCCTCGGCTCCAGCCCGGCCAGCTGAGGGCCTCCTCTGGAGCAACAGCGAGCTCAACAAACTGAAATGTGGACTGAAGCTTTTTTAA